In Halobaculum rubrum, the following are encoded in one genomic region:
- a CDS encoding M48 family metallopeptidase, whose protein sequence is MANSPVHEIDLLGESVEYEVRYSPDATEPRLDVDIHGVTVTLPESTESTPTELLQENAVWVTEKKRRYDSFREQIPERRFIEGEDFPYLGEDREVIVERRPSSEVDEETFRLAEHHVEDTSLKRALESLYRRKARERFESRAESFAVEMGVSYEQIEVRNQRTKWGSCSTSGTLGLNWRLMMAPPEIIDYIVVHELAHLRESSHGDKFWSLVGEYDPEYKDHAQWLEQNSTKLMFSEDDL, encoded by the coding sequence ATGGCTAACTCCCCTGTCCACGAGATCGACCTGCTCGGGGAGTCCGTGGAGTACGAGGTTCGGTACAGCCCGGACGCGACGGAACCCCGCCTCGATGTGGACATTCACGGTGTGACAGTAACCCTTCCTGAGTCCACGGAATCAACTCCCACAGAACTGCTTCAGGAGAACGCTGTATGGGTGACGGAGAAGAAGCGACGGTACGACTCGTTCCGTGAGCAGATCCCAGAGCGTCGCTTCATCGAGGGCGAGGACTTCCCATACCTCGGAGAGGATCGAGAGGTCATTGTCGAACGCCGGCCTTCCTCGGAGGTTGACGAGGAGACGTTCAGACTGGCGGAGCATCACGTCGAGGACACATCGCTGAAGCGGGCACTCGAATCGCTCTACCGAAGGAAAGCCCGTGAGAGATTTGAGAGTCGGGCAGAGTCGTTCGCTGTGGAGATGGGCGTCTCCTATGAGCAAATCGAGGTACGCAATCAGCGGACGAAGTGGGGTTCTTGTTCGACCTCTGGTACGCTCGGCCTGAACTGGCGACTGATGATGGCTCCTCCCGAGATCATCGACTACATCGTTGTTCACGAACTGGCACACCTTCGAGAATCAAGCCACGGCGACAAGTTTTGGTCACTTGTGGGCGAGTATGATCCAGAATACAAGGATCACGCTCAATGGCTGGAACAAAACAGCACGAAGTTGATGTTCTCTGAAGACGACCTATGA
- a CDS encoding uracil-DNA glycosylase, producing the protein MDTDCQHCPALVDCRERVVHGYGDAEAEILFLGEAPTESAERTGVPFTGDGAGRRIQRVLGELGLSRSPPDSDEPDLQNVYTTYLTRCRHPDRRPTDGEERNCEPFLNAEVRMINPELIVPVGQRALEALALEYTTRAPDSFDADAEHATTVRGRGFELLPMKDLDDLTDADADAFLEHVRENVFSRDYRQTKGRRSR; encoded by the coding sequence ATGGACACCGACTGCCAGCACTGTCCCGCGCTCGTCGACTGTCGCGAGCGCGTCGTCCACGGCTACGGCGACGCCGAGGCGGAGATCCTGTTCCTCGGGGAGGCGCCGACCGAGAGCGCCGAGCGCACGGGCGTCCCCTTCACCGGCGACGGGGCGGGGCGACGGATCCAGCGCGTGCTCGGCGAGTTGGGCCTCTCGCGCTCGCCGCCCGACTCCGACGAGCCCGACCTCCAGAACGTCTATACGACCTACCTCACGCGCTGTCGGCACCCCGACCGACGCCCGACCGACGGGGAGGAGCGCAACTGCGAGCCGTTCCTCAACGCCGAGGTGCGGATGATCAACCCCGAGCTGATCGTCCCGGTCGGCCAGCGCGCGCTGGAGGCGTTGGCCCTCGAGTACACCACCCGCGCGCCCGACTCTTTCGACGCCGATGCCGAACACGCGACCACCGTCCGCGGTCGCGGGTTCGAGTTACTCCCGATGAAGGACCTCGACGACCTCACCGACGCCGACGCGGACGCGTTCCTCGAGCACGTCCGCGAGAACGTCTTCTCGCGCGACTACCGGCAGACCAAGGGTCGCCGGAGTCGCTGA
- the gatE gene encoding Glu-tRNA(Gln) amidotransferase subunit GatE, which produces MTDRSFDPEELGLVAGLEIHQQLDTATKLFCDSPTTLREPEDAARTITRYLHPTKSELGEIDDAALEESQVDRTFEYLGYDSTCLVEEDDEPPHELDEEALEVAMQIADLLDMDVVDQAHVMRKIVIDGSNTSGFQRSTLLAQEGEIETDDGPVGIEDLMLEEESAKRVDETEEGVRYSLDRLGIPLVEIGTKPDISTPEQAREAAQRIGMLLRSTGTVKRGLGTIRQDVNVSIAAGARVEIKGVQALDQIDEIVETEVRRQKELVDIAAELDERDAAVGDPVDVTDTFADTDSGVIAGALDSGGVVRAVRLAGFDGLVGTEIAPDRRLGTELSDHAKRHGAGGIFHTDELPAYGVTEAEVEALREAVDANEGDAVALVADDTETADLAIDAAAERAETAIEGVPEETRGANDDGTTRYLRPLPGAARLYPETDVPPVEPDPSEVETPELLTEKVERYQEEHGLGAGLAEQVAYGHRMPLFEEVVADGVDPTFAATTLESTLTELSRHDVPVEKLTDDHLRGVFTLIDGGDLAKEGVSDVLTVLAEQPDLAAEEAVEEAGLSGVDEDEVREAVAEVVDRNAEQVEAEGMGAFSGLMGEAMGALRGKADGEVVSDVLREEIQKRA; this is translated from the coding sequence ATGACCGATCGCTCGTTCGACCCCGAGGAACTCGGCCTCGTCGCGGGGCTGGAGATCCACCAGCAGCTCGACACGGCGACGAAGCTCTTCTGCGATTCGCCGACGACGCTCCGCGAGCCCGAGGACGCGGCGCGCACGATCACGCGCTATCTCCACCCCACGAAGTCGGAGCTGGGAGAGATCGACGACGCGGCCCTGGAGGAGTCGCAGGTGGATCGGACCTTCGAGTACCTCGGGTACGACAGCACCTGTCTCGTCGAGGAGGACGACGAACCGCCCCACGAGTTGGACGAGGAGGCGCTCGAGGTGGCGATGCAGATCGCGGACCTGCTCGACATGGACGTGGTCGATCAGGCGCACGTGATGCGCAAGATCGTCATCGACGGGTCGAACACCTCGGGCTTCCAGCGCTCCACGCTGCTCGCCCAGGAGGGCGAGATCGAGACCGACGACGGCCCTGTCGGGATCGAGGACCTCATGCTTGAGGAGGAGTCGGCGAAGCGCGTCGACGAGACCGAGGAGGGGGTTCGCTACTCGCTGGACCGACTCGGCATCCCGCTCGTCGAGATCGGCACGAAGCCGGACATCTCGACGCCCGAACAGGCTCGCGAGGCAGCCCAGCGCATCGGGATGCTGCTTCGGTCCACGGGGACGGTGAAACGCGGCCTCGGCACCATTCGGCAGGACGTGAACGTCTCCATCGCGGCGGGAGCGCGCGTCGAGATCAAGGGCGTGCAGGCGCTCGACCAGATCGACGAGATCGTCGAGACGGAGGTCAGGAGACAGAAGGAGCTGGTCGACATCGCCGCCGAACTCGACGAGCGAGACGCCGCCGTCGGCGACCCCGTCGACGTGACCGACACCTTCGCGGACACCGACTCGGGCGTCATCGCCGGCGCGCTGGACTCGGGCGGTGTCGTCCGCGCGGTCCGGTTGGCGGGCTTCGACGGTCTCGTCGGGACGGAGATCGCCCCCGACCGGCGCCTCGGCACCGAACTGTCCGACCACGCGAAACGCCACGGTGCCGGCGGCATCTTCCACACGGACGAACTCCCGGCCTACGGCGTCACCGAGGCGGAGGTCGAGGCGCTCCGCGAGGCGGTCGACGCGAACGAGGGCGACGCGGTCGCGCTCGTCGCCGACGACACCGAGACCGCCGACCTCGCGATCGACGCGGCCGCCGAGCGCGCGGAGACGGCCATCGAGGGCGTCCCCGAGGAGACGCGCGGCGCCAACGACGACGGCACCACGCGCTACCTCCGGCCGCTCCCCGGCGCCGCGCGGCTGTACCCCGAGACGGACGTGCCGCCGGTCGAGCCGGACCCCAGCGAGGTCGAGACGCCCGAACTGCTCACGGAGAAAGTCGAGCGCTATCAGGAGGAACACGGCCTGGGCGCCGGCTTGGCAGAACAGGTCGCCTACGGCCACCGGATGCCGCTGTTCGAGGAGGTCGTCGCCGACGGCGTCGATCCCACGTTCGCGGCGACGACGCTGGAGTCCACGCTCACCGAACTCAGTCGCCACGACGTGCCCGTGGAGAAGCTGACCGACGACCACCTGCGCGGAGTGTTCACGCTCATCGATGGGGGCGACCTCGCGAAGGAGGGCGTCAGCGACGTGTTGACCGTGCTCGCGGAGCAGCCCGACCTCGCCGCCGAGGAGGCCGTCGAGGAGGCCGGCCTCTCGGGCGTCGACGAGGACGAGGTGCGCGAGGCGGTTGCGGAGGTTGTGGATCGTAACGCCGAGCAGGTCGAGGCCGAGGGCATGGGTGCCTTCTCGGGCCTGATGGGCGAGGCGATGGGAGCGCTGCGCGGGAAGGCCGACGGCGAGGTCGTCAGCGACGTGTTGCGCGAGGAGATCCAGAAGCGGGCCTGA
- a CDS encoding HVO_2901 family zinc finger protein, producing the protein MPQLTARATGRDLLRCRRCGAEFPEGRATEDGWHYACPEEGCNASGLGDGLKRVE; encoded by the coding sequence ATGCCTCAGCTCACAGCGCGAGCGACCGGTCGGGATCTCCTGCGGTGTCGACGATGCGGGGCGGAGTTCCCGGAGGGACGTGCGACCGAGGACGGCTGGCACTACGCGTGTCCCGAGGAGGGCTGTAACGCGAGCGGGCTCGGGGATGGCCTCAAGCGCGTCGAGTAG